The Brassica napus cultivar Da-Ae chromosome C7, Da-Ae, whole genome shotgun sequence genome has a segment encoding these proteins:
- the LOC125590406 gene encoding uncharacterized protein LOC125590406: protein MGQQVKWPQKMKALDSFRNPGFWCQFHRDHGHKTEDCIALKIEVNELLKKGHLREFLSGKAKSHLRQETTGPSDPCHIGRFGNQRHKPSSREEKHRNAKHGLEAAKPKCLLLGTDEISLTAKEQEKVLTPHHDALVISLTVANCLVKRILVGNESSSNIIFQAAYKDLGLEESALTRRITPLIGFSGEVKQTAGEVTLPVCAEGVNMSTKFLIVDWDSSYNMILGRPWIHDMGAVPSTLHQMVKFPTPWGIKAIRGDQE, encoded by the exons ATGGGGCAACAGGTCAAGTGGCCTCAGAAGATGAAAGCACTCGACTCTTTCCGGAACCCTGGTTTCTGGTGCCAATTCCACCGAGACCACGGTCACAAAACGGAGGACTGCATCGCACTAAAGATCGAGGTCAACGAGCTGCTTAAGAAAGGACACCTTAGGGAGTTCCTTTCTGGGAAGGCCAAGAGCCATCTAAGACAGGAGACAACGG GACCGAGTGATCCATGTCATATCGGGCGGTTCGGAAATCAGCGGCATAAGCCATCCAGCCGCGAAGAAAAGCACCGGAACGCTAAGCACGGCCTAGAGGCAGCCAAGCCAAAATGCCTGCTCCTAGGAACGGACGAAATAAGCTTAACGGCCAAGGAGCAGGAGAAAGTTCTCACCCCGCATCACGACGCCCTGGTCATATCGCTCACCGTAGCGAACTGCCTGGTAAAAAGGATACTGGTAGGTAATGAAAGCTCCagcaacatcatcttccaggcCGCATACAAGGACCTGGGGCTGGAGGAAAGCGCTCTAACTCGGAGGATAACCCCCCTTATAGGGTTCAGCGGGGAAGTCAAACAAACCGCCGGGGAAGTAACCCTCCCTGTATGCGCTGAAGGAGTCAACATGTCAACCAAGTTCCTCATTGTAGATTGGGACTCGTCTTACAACATGATCCTAGGACGGCCTTGGATTCACGACATGGGGGCCGTCCCCTCGACTCTTCACCAAATGGTGAAATTCCCTACACCCTGGGGCATAAAGGCAATCAGAGGGGATCAGGAGTAG
- the LOC125590341 gene encoding uncharacterized protein LOC125590341 — MFSSQIKEKPPYKLSLQQTPKQPTRGNYLDSKKRMKPDLLAVVTGQTVLRSTLFEKKESSYEQTCPTFLVLPTSTRNQFEAKTNSRLQITDSTTQVNLHLLYSERFEFKTPQSYIWRPGENAKVSNHVFKNSLIIEYTDIMHLFLLKEQSIDFRKALKHKRRSCKQEEDKWFKPPDLNQDKHQYVTCFILIKEAPPDATNRPKPIKNRFGQFLLLYDDCSCANMLYVDVHAPEMRNSSGERITKWISNHAFQQGLQGKYNVSSSFNDTDLVPYCAEETDLRSNPSQVGEDDVILASNGTEEMDQLEPELKEVEERTKELLEAEGTNDKDLEVPIGPMTRSKQARFRQALHQLSHTIQGNLECANPTTLVVIQAS, encoded by the coding sequence ATGTTTTCTTCTCAAATCAAGGAGAAACCACCCTATAAACTCAGTCTACAACAAACTCCAAAACAACCAACCAGGGGTAATTATCTAGACTCAAAGAAACGCATGAAACCTGATTTGCTAGCTGTTGTCACAGGACAGACTGTTTTGAGGTCTACACTTTTTGAAAAGAAGGAATCAAGCTATGAGCAAACTTGTCCCACATTCTTAGTCCTTCCTACATCCACAAGGAATCAATTTGAGGCTAAAACCAATTCAAGGTTGCAAATTACTGATTCTACAACTCAGGTAAACCTACACTTGCTTTATTCTGAACGGTTTGAGTTTAAAACACCTCAATCCTATATATGGCGACCAGGTGAGAATGCTAAGGTAAGTAATCATGTTTTCAAGAATTCTTTAATCATTGAATACACAGATATAATGCActtgtttttgttaaaagaaCAAAGTATAGATTTCAGGAAAGCCTTGAAGCATAAAAGAAGAAGTTGCAAGCAAGAGGAGGACAAGTGGTTCAAACCACCTGATTTGAACCAGGATAAGCACCAATACGTCACTTGCTtcatcctcatcaaagaagcaccTCCAGATGCAACAAACAGGCCAAAACcaatcaaaaacagatttggACAATTTCTATTACTCTATGATGATTGTTCATGTGCTAACATGTTATATGTTGATGTGCATGCACCAGAAATGAGGAATTCATCAGGAGAAAGGATAACCAAATGGATCAGCAACCATGCCTTTCAACAAGGCCTCCAAGGTAAGTATAATGTGAGTTCAAGCTTCAATGATACTGATTTAGTTCCTTATTGTGCAGAAGAAacggatttgaggtcaaatccttctCAAGTGGGAGAGGATGATGTGATCTTGGCCAGCAATGGAACTGAAGAGATGGATCAGCTTGAACCAGAGCTTAAGGAAGTTGAAGAAAGAACCAAGGAACTGCTTGAAGCTGAGGGAACAAATGATAAGGACCTAGAAGTGCCAATTGGTCCAATGACTAGGTCAAAACAAGCAAGATTTCGACAAGCTCTTCATCAACTCTCACACACTATCCAGGGCAATCTAGAGTGTGCTaatccaaccacactggttgtGATTCAAGCTTCTTAG